In one bacterium genomic region, the following are encoded:
- a CDS encoding response regulator transcription factor: protein MKILVIEDEEKIARALQRGLEQERFSVETALDGEAGLSAAEADEYDVIILDRMLPELDGMEVCRRLREAGDKTPILMLTAKDQVRDRVAGLNAGADDYLVKPFAFEELLARLHALLRRPSQATDTILKIADLELNPTAFTAHRSGQKIKLSAKEFALLEYLMRNEGQVLSKEKIIDHVWEYDADILPNNVEVFIGYLRRKIDQPFSEPKLIHTARGFGYSIGVEGA from the coding sequence ATGAAAATTTTAGTTATCGAAGATGAGGAGAAGATTGCTCGAGCTCTGCAGCGAGGCTTGGAGCAGGAGCGTTTTTCGGTTGAGACGGCCCTAGATGGAGAAGCTGGCTTATCGGCTGCCGAAGCTGACGAATATGATGTGATTATATTGGACCGCATGTTGCCGGAGCTGGATGGCATGGAGGTTTGTCGGCGCTTGCGCGAGGCCGGTGATAAAACACCCATTTTAATGCTAACTGCTAAAGATCAGGTTCGTGATCGAGTGGCCGGCCTCAATGCTGGAGCAGATGATTATTTAGTTAAGCCTTTTGCGTTTGAGGAGCTTTTGGCTCGTCTGCACGCCCTTTTGCGCCGTCCCAGTCAGGCTACAGATACAATTCTAAAAATTGCCGATTTAGAGCTAAATCCAACTGCTTTTACGGCTCATCGCTCGGGTCAAAAAATTAAGCTTTCGGCAAAAGAATTTGCGCTTTTAGAATACTTAATGCGCAATGAAGGGCAAGTGCTTTCAAAAGAAAAAATTATCGACCACGTATGGGAATATGATGCTGATATATTGCCAAATAATGTGGAGGTCTTTATTGGCTATCTCAGGCGTAAAATTGATCAGCCTTTTTCGGAACCAAAGCTTATTCATACGGC
- a CDS encoding ABC transporter ATP-binding protein has protein sequence MSGGVIDTSKILEVTKLKVVFGDGAEQVASLRNVSFAIQANSFTIIYGPSGSGKSTLLNVMGGLLSPTEGSVDVQGQDIYRLSRDELAHFRANRIGFVHQTNYWVKSLNVVDNLAIPLYALGYGMSKANRLAMNALDRVNMADFAKKNPAVLSGGEQQRIAMARALVNEPLIIIADEPTGNLDTVNGDNLMKLLLNCQTEFRRTIILVTHNMEYIPFAEHLLHIHDGLVEDIGADQMATVTNGLLEKTRQRIGELEKIKREAVRE, from the coding sequence ATGAGTGGCGGAGTTATTGATACAAGTAAAATACTGGAAGTGACGAAGCTGAAGGTGGTATTTGGCGACGGTGCAGAACAGGTTGCCTCTCTTCGTAATGTTAGTTTTGCCATTCAAGCAAATAGTTTCACTATCATCTATGGACCATCGGGTAGTGGTAAATCAACCCTTTTAAATGTAATGGGTGGATTACTGTCTCCAACCGAGGGGAGTGTTGATGTGCAGGGGCAAGATATATATCGGCTCAGTCGAGATGAGTTGGCGCATTTTAGGGCCAACCGTATCGGATTTGTGCATCAAACCAACTATTGGGTAAAAAGTTTGAACGTGGTAGATAACTTAGCGATACCACTTTATGCGCTGGGGTATGGCATGTCAAAAGCCAATCGCCTGGCCATGAATGCCCTAGATAGAGTGAATATGGCCGATTTTGCTAAAAAAAATCCTGCAGTACTGTCTGGTGGAGAGCAGCAACGAATCGCCATGGCTAGAGCGCTTGTTAATGAGCCACTGATAATAATTGCCGACGAGCCAACCGGGAATCTTGATACCGTAAATGGTGACAATTTGATGAAATTGCTTCTAAACTGCCAAACTGAGTTCAGGCGCACAATTATTTTGGTTACTCATAATATGGAATACATACCTTTTGCTGAGCATTTATTACATATACATGATGGTTTGGTGGAGGACATAGGGGCTGATCAAATGGCGACTGTAACCAATGGCTTGCTTGAGAAGACCAGGCAGCGCATTGGCGAGCTTGAAAAGATAAAACGTGAGGCAGTCCGTGAGTAG
- a CDS encoding ABC transporter permease → MSRKLRTLLTVGGVVIGLGSIFFLLSLGLGLQNLVTHQVIGNQSVKTVDVTSANSDIVKLNSDSLQKIRHLPNVDKIGGLYAGSGKISLDGSEVDSVVFGVDAGYYGVSQVDIEVGRLIDRSKPQEVVVNTAALKAMGVTEYKTAIDKQLKITLEDAIDSDPSKSKTHDSIVIGVIESGTGSEIYFSDSVFTGNNADQYKQVKLLATNVDAVPDLRKRIESVGLETSSPLDTIAQIQELFKYLNTILVGIGSIGMIVAILGMFNTLTISLLERTREIGLMIAVGLRNRDIRRMLIVESLLLSLIGSIVGVVLAMFAGGVLDVFMNNIAHTRGFDEKFSIFHVPLWLPFAVTLFMMLVGVVVSYFPARRAGRINPIDALRDE, encoded by the coding sequence ATGTCCAGGAAATTGCGTACTCTATTGACCGTCGGGGGTGTGGTTATTGGGCTTGGTTCAATTTTCTTCTTGCTATCATTAGGATTGGGTTTGCAGAATTTAGTCACACATCAGGTGATTGGCAATCAGTCGGTAAAGACGGTTGATGTCACGAGTGCTAATAGTGACATCGTAAAATTAAACTCGGATAGTCTTCAAAAAATAAGGCACTTACCTAATGTTGATAAAATTGGTGGGCTCTACGCCGGTTCGGGAAAGATCAGCCTGGATGGAAGTGAAGTTGACAGTGTGGTCTTCGGTGTCGATGCCGGGTATTATGGCGTGTCACAGGTAGATATTGAGGTCGGTCGGCTCATAGACCGGTCGAAACCACAGGAAGTCGTTGTGAATACGGCAGCCTTGAAGGCCATGGGGGTTACTGAATATAAGACGGCAATCGATAAACAACTGAAGATTACGCTCGAAGACGCAATTGATAGTGATCCATCAAAAAGTAAGACCCACGACAGTATAGTTATTGGCGTTATTGAGTCGGGCACAGGTAGTGAAATATATTTTTCTGACAGTGTATTTACCGGCAATAATGCTGATCAATATAAGCAGGTAAAATTACTTGCCACGAATGTGGATGCGGTACCAGATTTGCGGAAGAGAATAGAAAGTGTCGGTCTTGAAACCTCTAGCCCACTGGATACAATTGCGCAAATTCAGGAGCTGTTTAAATATCTAAATACTATACTTGTTGGTATTGGTTCCATAGGGATGATCGTTGCTATATTGGGTATGTTTAATACGTTGACAATATCATTATTAGAACGAACTCGCGAAATCGGGCTTATGATTGCAGTTGGTCTTCGCAATAGGGACATCCGTCGTATGCTTATTGTGGAGAGTCTTTTGTTGTCACTTATTGGCTCGATTGTAGGGGTGGTGCTTGCAATGTTTGCCGGGGGCGTACTGGATGTGTTTATGAATAACATCGCTCATACCAGGGGATTTGATGAAAAATTCTCGATATTCCATGTGCCATTGTGGCTACCTTTTGCGGTTACTTTATTTATGATGTTGGTGGGCGTGGTTGTATCATATTTCCCTGCGCGAAGAGCAGGGCGCATCAATCCGATTGATGCGCTTAGGGATGAGTAG